The Juglans microcarpa x Juglans regia isolate MS1-56 chromosome 8D, Jm3101_v1.0, whole genome shotgun sequence genomic sequence ATCTACCATCAAACCTTGTAAGGGGTATTTGACATGTATTCTGACCTGTGAAGCTTTCACAAAGTCGTGTGATTTACGCAATGTTAGTCCGTACTCTTCATTCAAATTACATGAGAGAATCGCTTGGATTGCGAAACCCGCATCCCACATCTGACTGCCAAAACTCTGCATGACATAAGGTTGGAATCATTACTGCATTTCTAGACAAAAGATAAGATTTCAAATGGATCAAAATTTGGCAATTCTTTAGGCACGAGTACATGCTTTAGGTATATGTGATTTGCACTGACATGCTCACTTCACCTGAATTTTTAACCCATCTTCAGCAACCCAATAGTTGTCGGGAATTCTAGCTAGATGAAGCTTGTATGCTTCCCCATTCGGATCTTCAGCCCAACAGGCAATCAAACATAGCACCTATAATACATATGACCTTGACAAATTAGTTCATAGAGCACACATCAACTGGTATGATCTAGATGATTGCATTTTGATTATAGTTGTAACACTAATTAGTGACAACCTTTTCCACGCTTCCAATGCAAAGGTATCTGGTGTTCTCGTCCTCATAATGAACATGATCAATTGCAACTCTAAGTGCCTTCTCTCTCAACAATGAAAAGGGCCAGCGGGTCAGAAGAGGCTCTACTGCATGGTGAAGAAATCCCCATAGCAAATCTTGTATAAGCGGATGTGGATGGTAGAGATCCTCCTAAATTAGCACATTGTATAAGTTTCATGTATACATTATTTCGTCATAAATCTTTATATTTGCTTAAGTGGGATCTAAGATGGAGGTTTATGACATAAAAATCAAATGCAAGATATAGAGACTAAGGATTTAACCAACCTTTGCAACTGTATTTCGGGTTTTGTTCCAATTAATTTGATGGTAAGGCTCGTTGTACAACTCTTGCCTTAGTGATTGAATCAACTCAGTGATTGGACCAACAAACCTTTTCCCATATAAATAAGACATTGGCATATAAACCAAGCGACAATAGCACATCATTTTGCCTGCATCTCATATAAATAACAACCTCAAGTATGAGACAATATCATTGCATTTTGCCCGCATCTCATATAAATTACAATTGTGCTTTTCAACAAAAAGGTGTGAAACGAAAGAACCTGGATGAATTGGAGAGATTTGTGGAAGAAGCCAGAACTCTGGGGGCAATGGATTGCATCCAGACCACTCATATAATCCCAGTACCTATCCATGTTAGTAAGACTCTAAGTTTTCACAATATAGTAAAGATTATATACGGTtgaatgataaattaaaatgctttcatcattttttaaggCAAATGGACTTTTGAGCTACAATCTCACCTCTCAAACTCAAGTATATACACTTCAATATGGTGATACTTCTAGTTGGACACTAGAATATGCtactttatatttcttttttcttggcatATACATGTAATATTACCATGAATTCTTGAcaaccaaaatatttcatattccaACCGGTTATACATACCGTGACCCAAAACTTTCCCCAAGATGGAATTGCCACTAAACCACCATGGTCAAGGATCCATTTTCGTCCTCTGGCCATAGCCTTGTCCTCACCATCTTCAGGACCCTCTCCAAGTATCCTCAAGGCAATATAGCTCAAAGCTGAACCAAACATTGTGCTATGACCCTCTATGTGGAAGCCCCAACCTCCATCTTCATTCTGTCCAACAAATAAAAAGTCaatatacaaatttacatatagATAAGTGTATTTGTTTGTACATAAGGTTAAATTTTGCCAAGTTTTTAGTTTTTGAGGGCATTTTTAGCTGTTTGAATACCTGATGATTATACAAGTATCGAATAATTTCTTTCTGATGTGCTGGTGAAAAAATGGCATTCAGAGCTCCAGTGATGTATAATGCCATTACCtgcatattgtaaaaatatgaaattatgttagaATTAGTTCAATGGTAGAGCATTAGTCTTAAATGCTAATACATAtcatagttaaaaaaaatttaaacatttattgtcaacattttatattttagggagagagaagttaaaaaaaattatatatatatatatatatatatatatatatatatataagtttggtgcaaaaaatacatacaaaggGTTGGAGGAAAAACAAGGGGCCAGCAGATTCAGCAGGCCAGTGGCCATCGTGGGCTTGAATGGACGAATAAAAGGTTAGGGCTCTTCTCAATGTTGTGATGACTGCTTCCTCTGTAATCACCTCAGTTTCCTTCACTTGGATTGGTGGTGGAATTGGCCCACATGGGTTCTCCTTCCTAAGCTGTGAGATTTTCATATCAGTTAGTGAGATGAATATCCTTGCTAGTGAAAACTAATTCAAAGCcctcaataaaaattttctagATTCCAAAACAAAGCACATGAACAATTTAACATGATCCTAAGATATTTTGTTAGCATTTTTGGGTGGTTATTAATATCTACGAGTTAGGTCCATGATCAATAACATAATTCTAATCACAattgaaaagagaaatacttcatcaacaaaaagatctcataaaagtaaacttacaaactaacgtaacttgatatgatatatcatataattgTAAGCTTACTTTTCGTTTAAAGTAAATTTGATGTATTATAcgaagtcacgtcaatttataggTTTTGTTTAGATCTCTTTGTGGATATAGAATTTGTCATTAAATGATaaacatacaaatttttttaaaaatatattttataacactGTTTTAAATAGAGGATGATtgtgtaaaatttgaaattcaattttaaaatagagtggctctacagccacacATGGGGGCTCTCGACAATGctttttttcatgcattttgtaactctttaaaatattttaaaaaattcacagcatcattaaaaatcacttttttaaccatttaaaaaaaaattgaagggaGCCCCTGTACGTAAgagtagcatttctctttaaaatattagaatttttcatttagtGACATTTTAcattaagagtaatgctacttatcatccaaaTTCTCATCATTCTCTCATTATCCCATGAAATGACATTAGATAATTGGatactattaattatattttacttatgaacCTATTATCTAATGctacatcataggatgatgagaggatgataagaaaatgaattgtgaatagattttttttttaatttttttttacattaattgattgtaaaatgagtaggggtgtaaaaaaaaaaaccgatgaACCGGTGAACCAAACCGGACAGGATCAAACCGATGGGTTTGGTCCGGTACCAAGTTTGGTTCAGTTCGgtatcagttttatttttcttaaaatcggTCAAAATTGATCTggtttagattttcttttctaaaccCGGATCGGACACAACCAgactggttcatatatatattataattttttatattgtatataatttttatatataattatatataaaatagtttagtattatatgataaattactaattaatataatattaaattttaaaatcttatatcactatagtctattgttttaatagttatactaatactatatcactatatattataatatactataatatatcactatattatatattataatatatcattatagtctataatataatatatcactatagtctataatacaattataatatatattataatatactacactatattattacaatagtattatatactataatatacaattatatatattatataatatataatatagtatattaaaactgaaaaaccggATTGAACCAGAccgaaagtaccggtttagggcGGTAACTGATGCGGAATTGgttcttgaaaatgtaaaaccggtgTATACTgattcggtcctaaattttgttcaaaatcgaaccaaaccggaccgattacattcctaaaaatgagttgaattataaatgcatgaatatcattattcattgcAATTACCgcgattgttttttttttttttttttaaatattcaaacttCAAATGCATTCATGCAAGggaaattggttttttttttcaaactttttatttgATGTTCTCAACTACGGAAAATGGACAAGAAGAactgtaagaaaggggcaccctgcatagtgggcaccccttcactTCAGTTGGGGCTGTGAAGTGGCTCTTAAACCACTTCATGAGTTTTGATGGTTATCTCTTAATAGTCAGCCAAGAGTTACACTTAGAAGAGCTATTTACATAGCCATTCTCCCTTGTGGATTAGACACTTACATCACAAACAAGTTCTCACTCTCAAATATTTCTCTCTAGTCCTGACATTTAGGCTGTGAAATATGTGAGTATTGCTCTGGTGTATTACCAcatagcacactccaccattgTCGAGAAGATTACGGATGAACATAACGACGACAAAGAATCTATAGAACAATTGCACTAGATTTAAGATATTTCTGATAAGGTAATATCGCTTTTGATATATACTTTGATCTAATATTTCTAACATTAGCATGAGAAAATTATCGGTTGTTCCCGATTTGTATTTTGTCGTGCATGAAGTGATTTCTTTTACGGAATATGTTTCTGTGATGcgaatttttattctatttatctGTAAACACGAGCTGCCAAGGTTGGTCGTTGCGGTGCTGCACAAGCAATGGTTGTAACCACCCACGCAAAGCAGCGCGGGCCCCCAACACATGGAGATGCTCCAGGTCTCGACGTTGTGCCATATGAGGTTGTAGTGTTCACGGGAGGTGAAGGAAGCTCCTAGGTGCGGCGGGCTGTTGCAGGTGTCGGCACTAGTGCCGCAGGCAATGCCTTGGGCAAGAGATGACGGTGGCAGTGCTGCCCATGGCACTATGCCCACTAGTGATGCGCTGACGAGGTCGTTATACACACCTGCTGGGTGTTGCACAGTGCCCAGCAACTGTGCACAACAGTGGTGTTGTGTCCGTCTTGGTGCTGCAGAAAATGGTGTAGCAGCCAAATTTTGTTTTGTGCAAGCAGGTGGCCTACAGTGCACGCGTAAGGTGCTTGAACATCAAAAGCGCACCTGGCGCAAAGCCATGCACCATGGTAGTGCAGCAGGCTGCTCTGCTGCGGGCAGGTCCTCGTGTAGGGCCGCACGCAGAGCTACATGCTCTCTTGCAGGTGGCGGCACCGTTGCAGGGTAAGAAATCACGGTGCGACCTGCACCTCCGCAACCTTCGGCGCTGCGGCTACTGGTGTCATAAGCGAACCTCGCAGACGATGGAGACACTGCACTGCTACGGACAGAGTTGCACCCCAGGCCAATGCAAAATTCTCTGGTAGGAGCAGAGCGGCGCACCAGGCCGGTGAAATAACTCTGCCGCGCGCAGAGCCAACCACCAGGCCGGTGCTAAACAGCTGCCGTGAAGCAGCAGATTTCGGAACCATGCACAGTTTGGTTGCTTTCAAAGGTGGCGCAGTGGCTGAAATCATGGCAGCAGGCGGTTACAAGAAGTCATTGGCTGCTGCGTTGATCTGTCTATAGTGGCCACTGATGCTGCTCTACCGTGCGCAGAGAGATATGCTTTGCCAAGAGCAGCGAGTAATATGCGGTGCACTGCGCTATCTTCGAACAGCGCGCACCATGCCGGATCTGCGAGCCAGCTCTTCCGGGGGCAGAGAGGTGCCGTTGATGGCGTGCTCATAGAGGAGGACTACTGCTCGCcaggtgctgcgcgcaccaagGACAGCGAGGTCCAagtgctgcgcgcaccagagAGCGAAGGAGGAAGGCAGGAGCCCCACTGAGTGACGCTGAAAGGGTGGTGGCGGCGGTTATATGCTAAGTTTGCTCTTTCGTTACATGAACAGTAGTTGGAAGGGGTGGGGAAGATGAACAGTGCGTTTCTTTTTtgggtgatatatatatatggattgtGGGCTGCATAATCTGGTTTTGGACTTAAATGTAGATGGGTATGTTTTTAAATCAAGCTTTGAACCCGACCCATATGTTTTTCTTAACAGAAcccatttgtttaaaaaatttatatatgttattttagaCAACTGGGCTAAGCAAAGTTCCCGTAAGGGCTAGGCGCAGGGCGCCTAGTAGGGTAGCCCACAGGTTTTCGGGCTTGGCCCATCATGCTTATTTTCGGCCGAACAAACAAGAGGGCCCATGATCCGCTAGTAGCCCAAAGACCTCCATTGTGCATAATGGTTGCAGCCCAGTGCGCAC encodes the following:
- the LOC121242723 gene encoding lupeol synthase-like isoform X2, producing MWKLKIAEGGPGLVSLNNFVGRQHWEFDPDAGTPEERAEVERLREEFKRNRLRTKQSADLLMRMQLRKENPCGPIPPPIQVKETEVITEEAVITTLRRALTFYSSIQAHDGHWPAESAGPLFFLQPFVMALYITGALNAIFSPAHQKEIIRYLYNHQNEDGGWGFHIEGHSTMFGSALSYIALRILGEGPEDGEDKAMARGRKWILDHGGLVAIPSWGKFWVTVLGLYEWSGCNPLPPEFWLLPQISPIHPGKMMCYCRLVYMPMSYLYGKRFVGPITELIQSLRQELYNEPYHQINWNKTRNTVAKEDLYHPHPLIQDLLWGFLHHAVEPLLTRWPFSLLREKALRVAIDHVHYEDENTRYLCIGSVEKVLCLIACWAEDPNGEAYKLHLARIPDNYWVAEDGLKIQSFGSQMWDAGFAIQAILSCNLNEEYGLTLRKSHDFVKASQVQENPSGDFKAMYRHISKGAWTFSIQDHGWQVSDCTAEGLKVALLLSQMSPDLVGEKIETGRFYDAVNVILSLQSRNGGFPAWEPQRAFGWLEKFNPTEFFEDTLIEREYVECTSSAIQGLALFRKFYPKHRRIEIDNSIYKAIQYIEDVQEPDGSWYGYWGICYTYGTWFAVGGLVACGRNYKNCPALRKACEFLLSKQLPNGGWGESYLSSQNKVWKNIEGNRANLVQTAWAVLSLIEAGQAKIDPTPIHHGVRVLINSQMEDGDFPQQEITGVFMRNCALNYSSYRNIFPIWALGEYRKQLLFA
- the LOC121242723 gene encoding lupeol synthase-like isoform X1 produces the protein MWKLKIAEGGPGLVSLNNFVGRQHWEFDPDAGTPEERAEVERLREEFKRNRLRTKQSADLLMRMQLRKENPCGPIPPPIQVKETEVITEEAVITTLRRALTFYSSIQAHDGHWPAESAGPLFFLQPFVMALYITGALNAIFSPAHQKEIIRYLYNHQNEDGGWGFHIEGHSTMFGSALSYIALRILGEGPEDGEDKAMARGRKWILDHGGLVAIPSWGKFWVTVLGLYEWSGCNPLPPEFWLLPQISPIHPGKMMCYCRLVYMPMSYLYGKRFVGPITELIQSLRQELYNEPYHQINWNKTRNTVAKEDLYHPHPLIQDLLWGFLHHAVEPLLTRWPFSLLREKALRVAIDHVHYEDENTRYLCIGSVEKVLCLIACWAEDPNGEAYKLHLARIPDNYWVAEDGLKIQSFGSQMWDAGFAIQAILSCNLNEEYGLTLRKSHDFVKASQVQENPSGDFKAMYRHISKGAWTFSIQDHGWQVSDCTAEGLKVALLLSQMSPDLVGEKIETGRFYDAVNVILSLQSRNGGFPAWEPQRAFGWLEKFNPTEFFEDTLIEREYVECTSSAIQGLALFRKFYPKHRRIEIDNSIYKAIQYIEDVQEPDGSWYGYWGICYTYGTWFAVGGLVACGRNYKNCPALRKACEFLLSKQLPNGGWGESYLSSQNKVWKNIEGNRANLVQTAWAVLSLIEAGQAKIDPTPIHHGVRVLINSQMEDGDFPQQEITGVFMRNCTLNYSSYRNIFPIWALGEYQKRVLLA